The DNA window ATTCCCTCTTTCATGATCAATGCAGAAGACACCACAACTTCTGGATTATTGTTCAGAACATGGAATGGAAGTCTTTATGAAACCATGTTTCTCCACAATAGAGAATAACCAAGGAGATTTAGTCCGTTGCACAACAGAAGATGACAGTTCTGAGTATGAATTTCCTTTCTCAGATGTAGAAATTTACTTAAATTCGATTCTTGGTGAATGTGAAGCCTCCTGGACAAATAAAGGAGGGGAAGACAATGTTGAGTTGGGAATAATCAAGGATAACAAATGCCCCTCTGATGATGAATGGGCTGAAATATCACAAATTCTCCAACTGGAGCGAGTCTAtgatcacatatcaaattcaaaaattgaaAACCATTCACCAGAAAATTTGGACTTCAATATTTTGTACAATTCAGATGAAGAAGCCAATTCAGGTGCTGAAATCAATTTGCCAGATGAAGACACCTTGATCACAAACGATGATTTCATATTTCCTCCTCTCCCAACATCTTCAATTAACTGTAATTGTGGGGAAGATGATTCATCAACATCACATTTGGCGGCTAATATCACAGAAAATCCAGAAGCTCTAAATTCTTCAAAACACAGTTTTAAAGTTCAACCGTTCCTTGACGCCCCAAGATTGGTTACTTGGGGGAAGCTGCATTCTCTGCAACATCAATCACATGATATGCTCCATTCAAAAATGCCATATTTCCATCTAGGGAATGATCGAGTGAACTTTCACCATCCATTAACCTCCCCAACCATCACCCGATATTTACCACCTAGTCCATATCACCATACTTGCTCTAATGCTGGTCCAACGTCTTTCCACGGAACCGCTCTAAGAAAACCAAAAGCTAATGACTCTGACGTACATTACTCACAGCAACCGTATATCTGTCCACAGCAACATAATCAGATTAAGCGACCGTATGTGTGGAATTCTTCAGATAAAGCAACCTTTCGGGGCTTTGGGTAATCACTTTCAGGTATATAATATTTGTTGATTTGAGATCGTCAAGCATCTTCCATGTCATCAATGCATTGTGAACTTAGATTCTTCACCCAATCCGTTTGATCCGATCGTGCTGTTACAGGTGGATTTGATGATCAAAAGGCGTCTAGCATGCTATATGCTGACAAATTCTGTTGTAGTATTCCGTATTCAAGAACACAACCAGACGGTAGAACATCACTACAACAATGATCGGCGTTTCGTTGCTGTTTTTGCTAAGTAATCTCCTTACTCGGTCCTACGTATCTTGGTTCTGAATATTAGGAGTATATACAgctaaaggtttaaaatacaataaGCTCCTAGATCGAAGATTCGGAAACTGAAATGTATAGGGAGAACTTACAATAATGTGTTTGTATACATCGACATTTCTGCCTCGTGATATTAAGGATGGTTTGCACTTACGATAGATTTGTATCAAAGGATTTGGTTTTGAAAAACTTGATTTAAGGAAAGAATTAAAATGACTCCCTATATCCGGAAAATAATAAGAATCTTGGATACTTCCTCAAGATACTACCATCTGGGTAGCGACTGAAAAACCGCAATGCGGTGAACTTTACAATGACATCCACGGGGGAGGTGTTTTTACAATTATTTATCCCAGCTGCCTTTAGGTTATAGGCAAAAAATCGAAACCCAGGGAAGGTGATGTAGAACGTCGcctattttcttgaaatttgcctGTTAGTACAATCAAACTAATTGAACACATCAATTTAACTACAGTACCAACGCAAAATTTGCATTTATAGACAAATAATTTATATGTACGCTACAATATGTACATAACCATTAAATACATAGTAGAGATACAAAACTTGTGACGAGAAACAATACAAACAAATACATAATATTGACAACTTTTCTACGGAGTGGGGAGTCTCCAAAAGTTTGCCCCTATCCTGTCATTAAAGAGAGTTGGCATCCAATTAAGATGAATGCGCCATTCATGCACTGATGGATCCATGGTGCACCTCACTTCTAAAATGACCAAAGGAGCATACGCACACCAATACAATCATAAATTACGTCGCATCCTCAGATTCACTACCAAGGATGTGATCAATTACATCATAAGCACTATCTTTCTCCGAGTCGATCTCGTATGATGAAAGTAACCTTCTCTGC is part of the Primulina tabacum isolate GXHZ01 chromosome 18, ASM2559414v2, whole genome shotgun sequence genome and encodes:
- the LOC142533379 gene encoding uncharacterized protein LOC142533379 — protein: MSEEIEERSLPELETPGLEQSSEQFPVFKQSNNKYTRAFLLEFCDAEFRGKLPPDFDLLTLRELDGASEDKIEGKRRSSNPSLWCPLPSKRWNFNLPAERWDCQTFVLSKGSQSQITFPSEKRDATFQPLLGQSGYQAGSLSPKCDQFQLRKSGNPYRPPHCLKIDNVKFHSNASLEETDLAKKKERFLEKSRSVTVEQCEAATADNFVLDKTEACVAQENSSKGSGATQIMGSFSVTDSSNRSSTAPPNNPPPSHLQTNSGCPTNIIEKTPQLLDYCSEHGMEVFMKPCFSTIENNQGDLVRCTTEDDSSEYEFPFSDVEIYLNSILGECEASWTNKGGEDNVELGIIKDNKCPSDDEWAEISQILQLERVYDHISNSKIENHSPENLDFNILYNSDEEANSGAEINLPDEDTLITNDDFIFPPLPTSSINCNCGEDDSSTSHLAANITENPEALNSSKHSFKVQPFLDAPRLVTWGKLHSLQHQSHDMLHSKMPYFHLGNDRVNFHHPLTSPTITRYLPPSPYHHTCSNAGPTSFHGTALRKPKANDSDVHYSQQPYICPQQHNQIKRPYVWNSSDKATFRGFG